In Sphaeramia orbicularis chromosome 1, fSphaOr1.1, whole genome shotgun sequence, a genomic segment contains:
- the htt gene encoding huntingtin isoform X1, whose product MATMEKLMKAFESLKSFQQQQGPPTAEELVQRQKKEQATTKKDRVTHCLTICENIVAHSLRTSPEFQKLLGIAMEMFLLCSDDSESDVRMVADECLNKIIKALMDSNLPRLQLELYKEIKKNGASRSLRAALWRFAELAHLIRPQKCRPYLVNLLPCLTRITKRQEETVQETLAAAMPKIMVALGHFANDSEIKVVLKSFVANLKSSSPTIRRTAASSAVTVCQHSRRTSYFYTWLLNVLLGLLVPVDEEHPSHLILGVLLTLRYLMPLLQQQVNTTSLKGSFGVMRKEADVQPTPEQLLQVYELTLHYTQHWDHNVVTAALELLQQVFRTPPPELLHMLITAGSISHATVFRQDAESRARSGSILELIAGGGSSCSPLLLRKQRGKMLSGEEDGLEDEAERTEVTTGAFTASVVGADGSSSGQVDIITEQPRSSQHTLQPGDSVDLSASSEQGSGGGTCASDTPESPNENEEEMLSQSSSGGANITPETADYTTPENATPEGGGPLGEGAGTLLGTNDRSLPPSDSSQTTTEGPDSAVTPSDVAELSRTPFPRATEPSPPSPTSTEGPDATDSDSSVYTTSSSSSSFSFSSSSSSFYATSSSNTSDKVLDGSESQYSGMQIGTLQDEEDEGAAPASHEDHPEPFLQSALALSKPHLFEGRGHNRQGSDSSVDRFIPKEEPTEPEPDNKPSRIKGPIGHYTDQGVEPLVHCVRLLAASFLLSGQKNGLIPDKEVRVSVKALAVSCVGAAAALHPEAFFNPLYLEPLDGIPVGEQQYISDVLGLIDHGDPQIRGATAILCGAIIHAALTKTRYNIHSWLATVQSATGNPLSLMDLVPLLQKSLKDESSVTCKMACSAVRHCIMTVCSSTLSELGLQLVIDLLALRDSSYWLVRTELLETMAEMDFRLIHFLERKTEALHKGSHHYTGQLQLQERVLHNVVICLLGDDDPRVRHVAASAISRLVPKLFYDCDQGQVDPVVAVARDQSSVYLQLLMHETQPPSQFTVSTITRTYRGYNLSSVVSDVTLENNLSRVITAVSHAFTSSTSRALTFGCCEALCLLAFNFPVCTWSTGWHCGYVSSGSSFASRSSLNRTRGRALSLSQPSNTPASSSNTTSAPDSERRTLTVGMANMVLSLLSSAWFPLDLSSHQDALLLSGNLLAAVAPKCMRNPWAGEEESSSGSTNASAGPSKLEEPWAALSERSLVAMVEQLFSHLLKILNICAHVLDDTPPGPAVKATLPSLSNTPSLSPIRRKGKEKEASEPSAVPMSPKKSNEINTGRPADSSGSTAVNKSTTLGSFYHLPPYLKLYDVLKATHANYKVTLDLHSSQEKFGCFLRATLDVLSQLLELATLHDIGKCVEEILGYLKSCFSREPTMATVCVQQLLKTLFGTNLASQYEGVLSGPSRSQGKALRLGSSSLRPGLYHYCFMAPYTHFTQALADASLRNMVQAEQEQDTSGWFDVMQKASNQLRSNIANATRHRGDKNAIHNHIRLFEPLVIKALKQYTTSTSVGLQRQVLDLLAQLVQLRVNYCLLDSDQVFIGFVLKQFEYIEVGQFRDSEAIIPNIFFFLVLLSYERYHSKQIISIPKIIQLCDGIMASGRKAVTHAIPALQPIVHDLFVLRGSNKADAGKELDTQKEVVVSMLLRLIQYHQVLEMFILVLQQCHKENEDKWKRLSRQIADVILPMIAKQQMHLDSPEALGVLNTLFETVAPSSLRPVDMLLKSMFTTPATMASVATVQLWVSGILAILRVLVSQSTEDIVLSRIHELSLSPHLLSCQTISRLHQQSSSPNDTLAETLGSQESNGEAQKAPPEETFARFLLQLVGVLLDDISSRQVKVDITEQQHTFYCQQLGTLLMCLIHVFKSGMFRRITAAASRLLKGEGGQTGPEASQFYPLEGLNSMVQCLTTTHPSLVLLWCQVLLIINYTNYSWWAEVHQTPRRHSLSCTKLLSPHSSGEGEEDKPESRLAMVNREIVRRGALILFCDYVCQNLHDSEHLTWLIVNHVRDLISLSHEPPVQDFISAVHRNSAASGLFIQAIQSRCDNLTTPTMLKKTLQCLEGIHLSQSGSLLMLYVDKLLSTPFRVLARMVDTLACRRVEMLLAETLQNSIAQLPVEELDRIQEYLQRSGLAQRHQRFYSLLDRFRATVAGTSSPTPPVTSHPLDGDPSPAPELVIPDKEWYVALVKSQCCLRGDVSLLETTELLTKLPPADLFSIMSCKEFNLSLLCPCLSMGVQRLARGQGSLLLETALQVTIEQLAGVTQSLPAPHQSFLPPSQPQPYWEKLADVYDEPSFFPGVLSLCRALSQYLLSVNQLPASLHIPSEKEHLITAFTCTATEVIVWRLLQDQLPLSVDLQWALSCLCLALQQPCVWNKLSTAQYATHTCSLIYCLRLIIVAVAVRPGDQLLYPEKKRTRADRESDGDEVDSPHADHMCEWQACEIMAELVEGLQNILALGHHRNSAIPAFLTPTLRNIVISLSRLPLVNSYTRVPPLVWKLGWSPQPGGEFGTTLPEIPVDFLQEKDVFREFLYRINTLGWSSRTQFEETWATLLGVLVTQPITMDQEEETQQEEDLERTQLNVLAVQAITSLVLSAMTLPTAGNPAVSCLEQQPRNKSLKALETRFGRKLAVIRGEVEREIQALVSKRDNVHTHHPYHAWDPVPSLSAASAAGTLISHEKLLLQINTEREMGNMDYKLGQVSIHSVWLGNNITPLREEEWGEDEEDEADTPAPTSPPLSPINSRKHRAGVDIHSCSQFLLELYSQWLIPGSPSNRRTPTILISEVVRSLLAVSDLFTERNQFDMMFSTLMELQKLHPPEDEILNQYLVPAICKAAAVLGMDKAIAEPVCRLLETTLRSTHLPSRMGALHGVLYVLECDLLDDTAKQLIPTVSEYLLSNLRAIAHCVNLHNQQHVLVMCAVAFYMMENYPLDVGAEFMAGVIQLCGVMVSASEDCTPSVIYHCVLRGLERLLLSEQLSRVDGEALVKLSVDRVNMPSPHRAMAALGLMLTCMYTAVLASGSEVTGVRGQVDSGSAVAEAVGVTAGHVGFSSGKEKASPASRPAHSDPQAPDSESIIVAMERVSVLFDRIRKGLPSEARVVSRILPQFLDDFFPPQDVMNKVIGEFLSNQQPYPQFMATVVYKVFQTLHATGQSSMVRDWVLLSLSNFTQRTPVAMAMWSLSCFFVSASTSQWISALLPHVISRMGSSEVVDVNLFCLVAMDFYRHQIDEELDRRAFQSVFETVASPGSPYYQLLGCLQSIHQDTSL is encoded by the exons AACATCTCCAgagtttcagaaactgctgggcATCGCCATGGAGATGTTCCTGCTCTGCAGCGATGACAGTGAATCAGACGTGCGGATGGTTGCTGATGAGTGCCTAAACAAAATCATCAAA GCGCTGATGGATTCCAACCTGCCTAGACTGCAGCTGGAGCTTTATAAAGAAATTAAAAAG AATGGTGCCTCTCGGAGCTTGAGGGCAGCTTTGTGGCGGTTTGCTGAGCTAGCTCACCTCATCAGGCCACAGAAATGCAG ACCATATCTGGTCAACCTGCTGCCATGCCTCACCAGAATCACCAAGCGGCAAGAGGAAACAGTTCAAGAGACGCTGGCTGCAGCAATGCCCAAGATTATGGTGGCCTTGGGTCATTTCGCTAATGATAGTGAAATCAAG GTGGTGCTGAAGTCATTTGTGGCCAACTTGAAGTCCAGCTCCCCCACCATCAGGCGGACAGCAGCCAGCTCAGCAGTCACTGTATGCCAACACTCTAGACGCACCAGCTACTTCTACACCTGGCTACTTAATGTGCTGCTTG GACTGTTGGTTCCAGTTGATGAAGAGCACCCCAGCCACCTTATTCTGGGGGTGCTATTAACCCTTCGCTACCTGATGCCTCTGCTGCAGCAGCAAGTCAATACAACCAGCCTGAAAGGAAGCTTTGGAGTCATGAGGAAAGAGGCTGATGTACAGCCAACACCTGAACAGCTGCTACAG GTATACGAGCTGACACTACACTACACACAGCACTGGGATCACAATGTGGTCACAGCTGCTCTGGAGCTCCTACAGCAGGTTTTCAGGACTCCGCCTCCAGagcttctgcacatgctcatcaCTGCAGGCAGCATTTCACACGCAACCGTGTTTCGCCAGGACGCTGAGAGCCGTGCGCGATCTGGCAGCATCCTTGAACTCATTG cAGGGGGAGGGTCTTCCTGCAGTCCACTCCTTCTCAGGAAACAGAGAG GGAAAATGCTCTCTGGAGAGGAGGATGGGTTGGAAGATGAAGCTGAGAGGACTGAGGTCACTACCGGTGCCTTTACAG CATCAGTTGTTGGTGCAGACGGCTCCTCTTCAGGCCAAGTAGACATCATCACTGAGCAGCCACGTTCCTCCCAGCACACCTTGCAGCCTGGTGACTCTGTGGACCTCAGTGCCTCTTCAGAGCAGGGCAGCGGTGGAGGGACATGTGCCTCAGACACTCCTGAATCACCCAATGAAAATGAAGAGGAAATGCTGAGTCAGAGCTCCAGCGGTGGAGCCAACATTACTCCAGAAACGGCAGACTACACCACACCAGAGAATGCAACACCAGAGGGTGGGGGGCCCCTTGGGGAAGGAGCAGGGACACTGCTAGGAACTAATGATCGCTCCCTTCCACCCAGTGACTCGTCCCAGACCACCACAGAGGGACCAGACTCAGCCGTCACCCCTTCAGATGTAGCAGAGCTG TCACGCACTCCATTTCCTCGGGCGACTGAGCCGTCCCCACCCTCGCCAACTTCCACCGAGGGTCCTGATGCCACAGACAGCGACTCTTCTGTCTACACCACTTCCTCTTCGTcatcttctttctctttttcctcctcctcttcttccttctatGCCACTTCCTCCTCTAACACTAGTGACAAG GTGCTGGATGGCAGTGAGAGCCAGTACTCTGGGATGCAGATTGGAACTCTACAGGATGAGGAAGATGAAGGAGCAGCACCTGCCTCCCACGAAGACCACCCAGAACCATTTCTGCAGTCTGCCCTGG CTCTAAGCAAACCTCACCTTTTTGAAGGCCGAGGGCACAACCGGCAAGGTTCAGACAGCAGTGTGGACCGTTTCATACCAAAGGAAGAACCTACTGAACCTGAGCCTGACAACAAG CCATCACGTATAAAGGGTCCAATAGGACACTATACAGACCAGGGGGTTGAGCCTTTAGTGCACTGTGTACGCCTACTTGCTGCTTCCTTCCTGCTCAGTGGACAAAAGAATG GTCTTATCCCTGATAAGGAGGTTCGAGTGAGTGTAAAGGCCCTGGCAGTCAGCTGTGTTGGGGCAGCAGCAGCCCTGCATCCTGAAGCCTTCTTTAATCCCCTCTACCTGGAGCCGCTGGACGGCATCCCAGTAGGAG AGCAGCAGTATATCAGTGATGTGCTTGGCCTCATTGATCATGGGGACCCCCAGATCCGTGGGGCCACAGCTATCCTTTGTGGAGCCATCATACATGCTGCACTCACCAAAACCCGTTACAACATACACAGCTGGCTGGCCACTGTGCAGAGTGCAACAG GTAACCCTCTGTCCTTGATGGACTTGGTGCCTTTGCTCCAGAAGAGTCTGAAGGATGAATCCTCTGTCACCTGTAAAATGGCTTGCTCTGCAGTAAGG CACTGCATCATGACTGTGTGCAGCAGCACTCTGAGTGAACTTGGACTGCAGTTGGTGATAGACCTGCTAGCGCTCAGGGACTCTTCCTATTGGCTTGTTCGCACTGAGCTATTAGAGACCATGGCTGAGATGGACTTCCG GTTAATTCATTTCCTGGAGAGGAAAACTGAAGCTTTACACAAAGGAAGTCATCACTACACTGGG CAATTACAGCTGCAAGAGAGGGTCCTACATAATGTGGTCATCTGCCTTTTGGGAGATGATGACCCACGAGTCCGACATGTGGCAGCGTCTGCTATCAGCAG GCTGGTTCCCAAGTTGTTCTATGACTGTGATCAGGGTCAGGTTGACCCAGTGGTCGCTGTTGCTCGGGACCAGAGTTCAGTGTACCTGCAGCTGCTAATGCATGAGACACAGCCTCCCTCTCAGTTCACTGTCAGCACAATCACAAG GACATACAGAGGCTACAACTTGTCCAGTGTTGTTTCTGATGTCACACTGGAGAACAACTTGTCCAGAGTCATAACTGCCGTCTCGCATGCTTTTACCTCCTCTACCTCCAGAGCCTTAACG TTTGGCTGCTGTGAAGCATTGTGCCTCCTGGCTTTCAACTTTCCTGTGTGCACTTGGAGCACAGGTTGGCACTGTGGCTACGTTAGCTCTGGTAGTAGTTTTGCTTCTCGGTCGAGCCTCAACCGCACCAGGGGCAGGGCCCTCAG CCTGTCACAACCTAGCAATACTCCTGCCTCTTCATCCAACACCACATCTGCACCAGACTCTGAACGCAGAACTCTGACTGTGGGAATGGCCAACATGGTTCTCTCCTTACTTTCCTCTGCCTGGTTCCCACTGGATCTCTCTTCACACCAGGATGCACTGTTGCTCAGTGGTAACTTGCTTGCTG CTGTAGCTCCTAAATGTATGCGCAACCCATGGGCTGGAGAGGAGGAGAGCAGTAGTGGGAGTACAAATGCCAGTGCAGGGCCAAGCAAGTTGGAGGAACCCTGGGCAGCGTTGTCAGAGCGATCCCTTGTGGCTATGGTGGAACAGCTGTTTTCTCATCTGTTGAAAATACTCAACATATGTGCACATGTGTTAGATGACACTCCACCTGGACCAGCAGTAAAG GCGACCCTCCCTTCACTGTCCAACACACCCTCCCTCAGTCCCATCCGCCGGAAAGGGAAGGAGAAGGAGGCTTCAGAGCCTAGTGCTGTACCGATGAGTCCCAAGAAAAGTAATGAGATCAACACAG GCAGACCTGCAGACAGCTCAGGATCAACAGCCGTCAACAAATCCACAACACTTGGTAGCTTCTACCACCTGCCACCCTACCTCAAGCTCTATGATGTCCTAAAAGCCACACATGCAAACTACAAG gTGACTTTGGACCTTCACAGTAGCCAGGAGAAGTTTGGCTGTTTTCTTCGTGCCACTCTAGATGTTCTGTCACAGCTGCTGGAGCTGGCTACATTGCATGACATTGGCAAG TGTGTAGAGGAAATTTTGGGCTATCTGAAGTCCTGCTTCTCCAGAGAACCAACCATGGCTACTGTATGTGTACAGCAG CTCTTGAAGACCCTATTTGGGACCAACTTGGCCTCCCAGTATGAGGGTGTCCTGAGTGGACCCAGCCGTTCCCAAGGCAAGGCACTCAGACTGGGTTCCTCCAGCCTTCGCCCGGGCCTTTACCATTACTGCTTTATGGCGCCATACACGCACTTCACACAAGCTCTGGCTGATGCAAGTCTCCGTAACATGGTGCAAGCTGAGCAAGAGCAGGACACATCTGG GTGGTTTGATGTGATGCAAAAGGCTTCAAACCAGCTGAGGTCCAACATTGCAAATGCAACGCGCCACAGAGGAGACAAG AATGCCATCCACAACCACATTCGGCTGTTTGAGCCACTGGTGATAAAAGCTTTGAAGCAGTACACCACGAGCACCTCTGTAGGCCTGCAGAGACAAGTTCTTGACCTGCTAGCCCAGCTTGTGCAGCTTAGAGTTAACTACTGCCTGTTGGATTCAGATCAG GTGTTCATTGGCTTTGTTCTGAAGCAGTTTGAGTACATTGAAGTAGGACAGTTCAG GGATTCAGAGGCCATCATTCCCAACATCTTTTTCTTCCTTGTGCTGCTTTCTTATGAGCGGTACCACTCCAAACAAATAATCAGCATCCCCAAGATCATCCAGTTGTGTGATGGCATCATGGCTAGTGGTAGAAAAGCTGTGACCCATg CCATCCCTGCTTTACAACCAATAGTCCATGACCTTTTTGTGTTGAGGGGCTCCAACAAAGCAGATGCAGGCAAAGAGCTGGACACACAAAAAGAAGTGGTGGTGTCCATGCTGTTGAGGCTCATACAGTATCACCAG GTGTTGGAGATGTTTATACTTGTGCTACAGCAGTGTCACAAGGAGAATGAGGACAAGTGGAAGAGATTGTCCAGACAGATTGCTGATGTCATTCTTCCTATGATTGCAAAGCAGCAG ATGCATTTGGACTCTCCTGAGGCATTGGGGGTATTGAATACTCTCTTTGAGACGGTAGCACCCTCCTCTCTGAGGCCTGTAGACATGCTGCTCAAGAGTATGTTCACCACTCCTGCCACCATG GCATCAGTAGCTACTGTCCAGCTGTGGGTGTCTGGTATCCTGGCGATCCTCAGGGTACTTGTGTCTCAGTCCACTGAAGACATCGTCCTATCACGGATCCATGAGCTCTCACTTTCCCCACATCTCTTATCTTGCCAAACTATCAGTCGGCTGCATCAACAGAGCTCTTCTCCTAATGACACACTTGCCGAGACACTTGGTAGTCAGGAGTCTAATGGTGAGGCCCAGAAAGCCCCACCTGAGGAAACCTTCGCCAG GTTCTTGCTTCAGCTAGTAGGAGTGTTGCTGGATGACATTTCCTCGAGGCAGGTTAAAGTGGACATCACAGAGCAGCAACACACTTTCTACTGCCAACAGCTGGGGACACTGCTCATGTGTCTCATACATGTCTTCAAAAGTG GAATGTTCCGCAGGATCACAGCTGCAGCCAGCCGCCTCCTAAAGGGGGAGGGTGGACAGACTGGCCCTGAAGCCAGCCAGTTTTACCCTCTGGAGGGTCTGAACAGTATGGTGCAGTGCCTGACCACTACTCACCCCTCTTTAGTACTGCTTTGGTGCCAGGTCTTGCTCATCATCAACTACACCAACTACTCCTGGTGGGCTGAGGTGCACCAGACACCCAG ACGACACAGCCTCTCCTGCACAAAGCTGCTGAGTCCTCACTCCTCAGGGGAAGGTGAAGAGGACAAGCCGGAGTCTCGATTAGCTATGGTCAACAGAGAGATTGTACGCAGGGGAGCACTAATCCTCTTCTGTGACTATGTG TGTCAGAATCTCCACGACTCGGAGCATTTAACGTGGCTGATTGTCAATCATGTACGGGACCTCATCAGCCTTTCCCATGAGCCTCCAGTACAGGATTTTATCAGTGCTGTGCACCGCAACTCAGCTGCCAGTGGCCTTTTTATCCAGGCCATCCAGTCCCGATGTGACAACCTCACCACT CCTACCATGTTGAAGAAGACTCTGCAGTGTTTGGAAGGCATCCACTTGAGTCAGTCTGGCTCCCTGTTGATGCTGTATGTGGACAAGCTGCTCAGTACCCCATTCCGGGTTCTGGCTCGCATGGTGGACACACTAGCTTGCCGCAGGGTAGAGATGCTGCTTGCTGAAACACTACAG AATAGTATAGCCCAGCTGCCTGTGGAGGAACTAGACAGGATTCAGGAATACCTCCAGAGAAGTGGCCTGGCTCAGAG GCATCAGCGGTTCTACTCCCTGCTGGACAGGTTCCGAGCCACTGTTGCTGGCACGAGCAGCCCCACTCCACCTGTGACATCCCATCCTTTGGATGGAGACCCATCCCCTGCCCCTGAGCTGGTCATTCCAGATAAG GAGTGGTATGTTGCTCTGGTGAAGTCCCAGTGCTGTCTTCGTGGAGATGTTTCTCTCTTGGAGACAACAGAACTTCTTACCAAACTACCTCCAGCTGATCTTTTCAGCATCATGAGCTGCAAG GAGTTCAACCTCAGCTTGTTGTGTCCATGTCTGAGTATGGGAGTGCAGCGCTTAGCACGGGGTCAGGGCTCTCTTTTGTTGGAGACAGCCTTGCAGGTGACCATAGAGCAACTTGCAGGGGTCACCCAGTCTCTTCCTGCGCCACACCAGTCCTTCCTGCCACCTTCCCAGCCACAGCCCTACTGGGAAAAACTAGCCGATGTTTATG ATGAGCCAAGTTTCTTCCCTGGAGTTCTGTCACTTTGCAGAGCTTTGTCACAGTATCTGCTGAGTGTGAATCAGCTGCCTGCCTCACTACATATCCCCTCTGAAAAGGAGCACCTCATCACTGCTTTCACCTGCACTGCCACTGAG GTGATTGTTTGGCGTCTGCTCCAGGACCAGTTGCCTCTGAGTGTGGACCTTCAGTGGGCTCTGTCCTGCCTGTGTCTAGCCCTGCAGCAGCCCTGCGTCTGGAACAAGCTGTCTACTGCCCAGTATGCCACACACACTTGCTCCCTCATCTATTGCCTCCGCCTCATCATTGTTGCAG TGGCCGTGAGACCTGGTGACCAGCTTCTTTATCCAGAGAAGAAGCGGACAAGGGCAGATAGAGAGAGTGATGGAGATGAAGTGGATTCACCACATGCTGACC ACATGTGCGAATGGCAAGCTTGTGAGATTATGGCGGAGCTGGTGGAAGGTCTGCAGAACATCCTTGCCCTGGGTCACCATAGAAACAGTGCAATCCCTGCTTTTCTTACACCAACTCTGCGTAACATTGTCATCAGCCTGTCCCGACTGCCTCTCGTCAACAGCTACACCCGAGTACCTCCACTG GTTTGGAAACTGGGCTGGTCCCCACAGCCAGGAGGCGAGTTTGGCACGACACTACCAGAGATTCCAGTGGACTTCTTGCAGGAAAAGGATGTCTTCCGAGAGTTTCTCTACCGTATCAACACATTGG GCTGGAGCAGCAGGACTCAGTTTGAAGAGACCTGGGCCACTCTACTTGGGGTGCTGGTCACCCAACCCATAACTATGGATCAGGAGGAAGAGACACAGCAAGAG GAGGACCTGGAGCGTACCCAGTTGAACGTATTAGCAGTACAGGCCATCACCAGCCTGGTGCTGAGTGCCATGACCCTGCCCACTGCTGGAAACCCTGCAGTCAGCTGTCTGGAACAGCAACCTCGCAACAAGAGCCTCAAGGCACTAGAAACCAG GTTTGGAAGAAAACTTGCAGTGATCAGGGGTGAGGTGGAGAGAGAGATTCAGGCTCTTGTGTCGAAGAGAGACAATGTTCACACACACCACCCCTACCACGCTTGGGACCCTGTGCCCTCGCTCTCAGCAGCCTCTGCTG CAGGCACACTGATCAGCCATGAGAAACTGCTACTTCAGATCAACACAGAGAGGGAGATGGGCAATATGGACTACAAACTAGGACAG GTCTCAATCCATTCAGTGTGGCTAGGTAACAACATCACTCCTTTGAGAGAGGAAGAATGgggtgaagatgaagaagatgaagcagACACACCCGCACCTACATCCCCACCTTTATCTCCTATCAACTCAAG GAAGCATCGTGCAGGTGTGGACATTCATTCATGTTCCCAGTTTCTTCTGGAGCTCTACAGCCAGTGGCTGATCCCTGGTTCCCCAAGCAACAGGAGGACTCCAACCATACTGATCAGTGAAGTGGTTCGATCG CTGCTGGCAGTGTCAGACCTCTTCACAGAGAGAAATCAGTTTGACATGATGTTCTCCACCCTGATGGAACTGCAGAAGCTCCACCCACCAGAAGATGAGATTCTCAACCAGTACCTGGTTCCTGCAATCTGCAAGGCTGCAGCTGTGTTGGGCATG GATAAGGCGATAGCTGAGCCTGTGTGTCGCCTGCTGGAGACGACCCTACGCAGCACCCACCTGCCCAGCCGAATGGGAGCTCTGCATGGAGTTTTGTACGTGTTAGAATGTGACCTGCTGGATGATACAGCCAAACAGCTCATCCCCACAGTCTCAGAGTACCTGCTGTCCAACCTCAGGGCTATTGCTCA CTGTGTGAACCTGCACAACCAGCAGCATGTGTTGGTGATGTGTGCAGTAGCCTTCTACATGATGGAGAACTACCCCCTGGATGTAGGAGCTGAGTTTATGGCTGGAGTTATACAG CTGTGTGGTGTGATGGTCTCAGCCAGTGAGGATTGCACTCCCTCTGTGATCTATCATTGTGTTCTGCGTGGCCTGGAGCGCCTGCTGCTGTCAGAGCAGTTGTCTCGCGTAGATGGCGAAGCTTTGGTCAAGCTCAGCGTGGATCGAGTGAACATGCCCTCCCCACACAGAGCAATGGCCGCCCTGGGACTCATGCTCACCTGCATGTACACTG CGGTGCTTGCGTCGGGTTCAGAAGTGACAGGGGTTAGAGGTCAGGTTGACTCTGGCTCTGCCGTAGCGGAGGCGGTGGGCGTCACGGCGGGTCATGTTGGTTTCTCCTCAGGCAAGGAGAAAGCCAGTCCTGCCAGTCGCCCCGCCCACTCTGACCCTCAGGCCCCGGACAGCGAGTCGATCATTGTTGCCATGGAGAGGGTCTCTGTGCTCTTTGACAG AATCCGGAAGGGTTTACCCAGTGAGGCGCGGGTGGTGTCCAGGATTCTGCCCCAGTTTCTGGATGACTTCTTCCCACCGCAGGATGTCATGAACAAGGTCATCGGAGAGTTCCTGTCCAATCAGCAGCCCTACCCACAATTCATGGCCACTGTCGTCTACAAG